The proteins below come from a single Tolypothrix sp. PCC 7712 genomic window:
- a CDS encoding ribbon-helix-helix protein, CopG family has protein sequence MTNKRKPLNEKLDKFIFGREEENGKPADDSKKPRQSEQNLEKESSDLLDKLTKDSPRQEKPIRVSLDLSPDMHKKLTNLANRTGRKKSEILRILLEQAFEEINIE, from the coding sequence ATGACTAATAAACGAAAACCATTAAACGAGAAACTTGATAAATTTATCTTTGGTAGAGAAGAAGAAAATGGTAAACCTGCGGATGATTCTAAAAAACCTAGACAGTCAGAGCAGAATTTAGAAAAAGAATCAAGTGACTTATTAGACAAATTAACTAAGGATTCACCCCGTCAAGAAAAACCTATTCGAGTTAGTTTGGATTTGTCTCCAGATATGCACAAAAAGCTAACTAACCTCGCTAATCGAACTGGTAGAAAGAAATCAGAAATTCTGAGAATCCTTCTAGAGCAAGCATTTGAAGAAATTAATATTGAGTAG
- a CDS encoding AAA family ATPase, with protein MPVISFCNQKGGCGKTTAAVHFAFWLHRKRKKVHFIDADAQASGSFWMSALANVIPTSKIIDANDLIEQLPVLAENYAFVVVDGAPNVTESTRAILCLSNVSVTPIQPTGLDLHSASEAIRLIKSAQKISGGLPLPAIFLSRAAKNTRLKNEALAFLNEIPGVNLLKTVIHNRQAIADSFSQDTTVWSMKGAKEAAEEFDSLCQEIWSLLK; from the coding sequence ATGCCAGTGATCTCGTTTTGTAATCAAAAAGGAGGATGCGGCAAGACTACTGCTGCCGTGCATTTTGCTTTTTGGCTGCATAGAAAACGTAAAAAAGTCCATTTCATTGATGCTGATGCTCAAGCGAGTGGTTCTTTTTGGATGTCCGCCCTTGCTAATGTCATCCCGACATCCAAAATTATTGATGCAAATGACTTAATTGAACAACTGCCAGTTTTGGCAGAAAACTATGCGTTTGTAGTTGTAGATGGAGCGCCGAATGTTACTGAATCAACACGCGCAATTTTATGTTTATCAAATGTCTCAGTAACTCCGATTCAACCAACAGGATTAGATTTACATTCTGCAAGTGAGGCAATTCGCTTAATTAAATCAGCCCAAAAAATATCTGGTGGTTTACCTCTGCCTGCAATATTTCTTTCTCGTGCTGCTAAAAATACTCGGCTAAAAAATGAAGCACTGGCTTTTTTAAATGAAATACCAGGGGTCAACTTATTAAAAACTGTAATTCACAATCGACAAGCTATTGCTGATTCTTTTTCTCAAGATACAACTGTTTGGTCAATGAAAGGGGCTAAAGAAGCTGCCGAAGAATTTGATTCCTTATGCCAAGAAATTTGGAGTTTACTTAAATGA
- a CDS encoding alpha/beta fold hydrolase, with protein MNQAEQLQDQYVKVGSVNTRYWQAGDSGSTVILLHGGGGYIELWKYNILELAKHHRVYAFDMVGAGRSDKPDAAHYTFDFMAQFTRDFMKVLEIPKANLIGTSAGGGVALTLTLNFPQLVERLILVGSAGLGKELNFLLRVTTIPGLAKLFSSPSKSGVAMLCKQAVYDSKLITDEIVEEFYQMATLPGAAEATLNLGRSNFNIWGQFYQSIADRLHTIEVPTLIIWGRQDPMVPVIHAQNAVKIISNAQLEIIEECGHWSPIEHPQKFNQLVLEFLS; from the coding sequence ATGAATCAAGCTGAACAATTGCAAGATCAGTATGTCAAAGTCGGCTCTGTAAATACCCGATATTGGCAAGCGGGAGATTCAGGCAGCACGGTCATTTTGCTTCATGGTGGTGGCGGCTACATTGAGTTGTGGAAGTACAATATCCTTGAATTAGCCAAACATCATCGCGTTTATGCGTTTGATATGGTGGGTGCAGGTCGTTCCGATAAACCCGATGCTGCTCATTACACCTTTGACTTCATGGCTCAGTTCACGCGAGATTTCATGAAGGTTTTAGAGATACCCAAGGCAAATTTGATTGGAACTTCTGCGGGCGGTGGAGTAGCACTCACTTTAACGTTGAACTTCCCACAATTAGTTGAGCGACTAATTCTGGTTGGCAGTGCGGGTCTAGGGAAAGAACTTAATTTTCTGCTTCGAGTTACCACAATTCCTGGTTTAGCTAAGTTGTTTAGTTCACCAAGCAAATCAGGTGTAGCGATGTTGTGTAAACAGGCAGTGTACGACTCAAAACTAATCACTGATGAAATTGTCGAAGAGTTTTATCAAATGGCAACGCTTCCAGGAGCAGCAGAAGCAACATTAAATCTAGGTCGTTCAAACTTTAATATCTGGGGGCAATTCTATCAGTCAATTGCTGACAGATTGCATACTATCGAGGTTCCGACCCTAATTATTTGGGGCAGACAAGATCCGATGGTTCCTGTAATCCATGCTCAGAATGCCGTTAAGATTATTTCTAATGCTCAGTTGGAGATTATTGAAGAGTGCGGTCATTGGAGTCCAATCGAGCATCCACAAAAATTCAATCAGCTAGTTCTAGAGTTTCTATCATAA
- a CDS encoding relaxase/mobilization nuclease domain-containing protein, whose translation MITKIKANKSFRGTTKYVLEKEKAQIIGGNMYGRITDKLVEQFTLSAHLNPQLKDPCYHLMLSVPKIDRDLNDDELANLSQRHFANVIVLSRLKGDEAQVKQPDKRISDTKLNQLVDEFIETELPAYDFFIARHSDKKHDHTHIVASRVNNLDGKSIRTWNNYAHSEHSARLLEREFQLTPVQSSWESKRKAMTRNQLERVESMGLPGEEIMRRAIEKVAVNKPTMPEFIERLWSEHQVKAIISYYNNGGVRGIKFGIDIGSVNEDGSPRLLWKQGGNLNKYKCSFSKLQTELGVNYQPLRDDAEIKRLIDLIESAPIPRINQPIIEQKTSNITTDNQEIIPKQSEAIPSIKAPITQGQSLELYRHYSLELEKELVTDRDKQVAVRAIKDGKTDPEVAEILKASPANWNQEEARALVLIAKNQLAKQQPSPEGQRVEQQQLKQELLAIAVPVGVELINHLIEDTGKDSLKFKHSTLSKQGRELVFTHDERGEVFRVQVNRNPQSEIEYSIVNIGEVKPSDIETWQKAEQILLDYIEQEQQQSRTRDRGLSL comes from the coding sequence ATGATTACCAAAATTAAAGCCAATAAATCATTTCGTGGCACTACCAAATACGTACTAGAGAAAGAGAAAGCCCAGATTATTGGCGGCAATATGTACGGGAGAATCACCGATAAATTAGTAGAGCAGTTCACCCTATCAGCCCACCTCAACCCCCAACTAAAAGACCCCTGTTATCACCTTATGCTCAGTGTACCGAAAATTGACAGAGATTTAAATGATGACGAATTAGCTAATCTTTCTCAACGTCACTTTGCAAATGTCATTGTGCTATCACGGCTAAAAGGTGATGAAGCCCAAGTCAAACAACCTGATAAAAGGATATCTGACACCAAGTTAAACCAGCTAGTTGATGAATTTATAGAAACAGAACTACCAGCCTATGACTTTTTCATAGCCCGACACTCAGACAAAAAACACGACCACACCCACATCGTTGCATCTAGAGTCAATAACCTAGACGGTAAATCCATTCGTACCTGGAATAATTACGCCCATTCGGAACACTCAGCCCGACTGTTAGAGCGAGAATTTCAGCTAACTCCAGTACAGAGTAGTTGGGAAAGTAAACGGAAAGCTATGACTCGAAACCAACTGGAACGGGTCGAGAGTATGGGGCTTCCTGGTGAAGAAATAATGCGCCGAGCGATTGAAAAAGTAGCAGTGAATAAACCCACAATGCCAGAGTTTATTGAGCGATTATGGTCAGAGCATCAAGTCAAAGCCATCATTAGTTATTACAATAATGGCGGAGTCAGAGGCATTAAGTTTGGTATTGATATCGGCTCAGTTAATGAAGATGGTTCGCCCCGACTACTGTGGAAACAGGGAGGTAATCTCAATAAATACAAATGCTCATTTAGTAAACTTCAGACAGAATTAGGCGTAAATTATCAACCATTACGAGATGACGCAGAAATTAAACGCCTCATTGACCTCATAGAATCAGCCCCAATTCCGCGAATTAATCAGCCAATAATAGAGCAAAAAACATCTAATATAACTACAGATAATCAGGAAATAATCCCCAAACAATCCGAGGCTATACCGTCAATTAAAGCCCCAATAACCCAGGGTCAATCATTAGAGTTATACAGGCATTACAGCCTAGAATTAGAGAAGGAATTGGTCACAGACAGAGATAAACAAGTAGCGGTCAGAGCCATAAAAGATGGGAAAACCGACCCAGAAGTTGCAGAAATACTCAAAGCCAGCCCTGCTAATTGGAATCAAGAAGAAGCCAGAGCATTAGTATTGATTGCTAAAAATCAGTTAGCCAAACAGCAACCATCACCTGAAGGACAACGAGTAGAACAACAGCAATTAAAACAAGAATTATTAGCTATAGCTGTCCCCGTAGGTGTGGAGTTAATCAATCACTTAATCGAAGATACTGGTAAAGATAGCCTGAAGTTTAAACACTCTACTCTGTCAAAACAGGGTAGAGAATTAGTGTTTACTCATGATGAACGAGGTGAGGTATTTCGTGTCCAAGTCAACCGTAACCCTCAAAGTGAGATTGAGTATTCCATAGTGAATATAGGTGAAGTAAAGCCGTCAGATATTGAGACTTGGCAAAAAGCCGAGCAGATATTGCTTGACTATATAGAGCAAGAACAACAGCAATCAAGAACTAGAGATAGAGGATTATCCTTATAA
- a CDS encoding plasmid mobilization protein, which produces MQPNPRTNLSNQLADALSNRIVEPDTKREITITFRVSTAEKTRLEQRCNGVVQSDYIRARLFDYPLPQPKLTIPEVNRQTIYELKKIGNNLNQQTKAINEAVKIGSQPLTSNVKEYLQTIKELIALLEETHASLSQPIPDED; this is translated from the coding sequence ATGCAGCCAAACCCACGCACCAACCTGAGTAATCAACTAGCTGACGCACTAAGTAATCGGATAGTAGAGCCAGATACAAAGAGAGAAATAACCATTACCTTTAGGGTAAGCACTGCCGAAAAAACTAGGCTAGAACAACGATGCAATGGAGTGGTGCAGAGTGACTATATTAGAGCGAGATTATTTGATTACCCTTTACCCCAACCAAAATTGACTATCCCTGAAGTCAACAGACAGACTATCTACGAACTAAAAAAAATTGGGAATAACCTCAACCAACAAACCAAAGCCATCAACGAAGCAGTAAAGATTGGTAGCCAACCTCTCACCAGTAACGTCAAAGAATATCTGCAAACAATCAAAGAACTAATAGCCCTATTAGAAGAAACTCACGCCAGCCTATCTCAGCCAATACCAGACGAGGATTAG